The proteins below come from a single Loxodonta africana isolate mLoxAfr1 chromosome 20, mLoxAfr1.hap2, whole genome shotgun sequence genomic window:
- the KCNE2 gene encoding potassium voltage-gated channel subfamily E member 2, translated as MPSLSNLTQTLEDAFKRIFTTYMDGWRRNTTAEQEALQARVDAENFYYVILYLMVMIGMFSFIIVAILVSTVKSKRQEHSHDPYHQYIVDDWGEKYKSQILNLENSRATIHENIGATGFTTSP; from the coding sequence ATGCCTTCCTTATCCAATCTGACGCAGACCCTGGAAGATGCCTTCAAAAGGATTTTTACTACTTACATGGACGGCTGGCGCAGGAACACCACAGCCGAACAAGAGGCTCTGCAAGCCAGGGTCGATGCTGAGAACTTCTACTATGTCATCCTGTACCTCATGGTGATGATTGGGATGTTCTCTTTCATCATTGTAGCCATTCTGGTGAGCACGGTGAAATCCAAGAGACAAGAGCACTCCCATGACCCCTACCACCAGTACATTGTGGACGACTGGGGCGAAAAGTACAAAAGCCAAATTCTGAATCTAGAAAATTCGAGGGCCACCATCCACGAGAACATTGGTGCAACAGGGTTCACAACGTCTCCTTGA